The genomic region AAAATTCTAGTTTAAAAATTGAAGATATTAAAAATAAAATTCTTAATTATGCAAAAAGTAATTATAATAAAAAAGAAAAATTAATTGGTGAAAATAATATAAGAAATATAGAAAAAGCTATTATGTTACAAACTTTAGATTCTCTTTGGACAGATCATTTATCAGCGATGGATTATTTAAGACAAGGTATTCATTTACGTGGATATGCTCAAAAAGATCCTAAACAAGAATACAAACGTGAATCTTTTAATATGTTTTCTGACATGTTAGAATCATTACAATACGAAGTAGTGTCTTGCTTGAATAAAATTAATTTATCTGATGTAAAAAAGTATATGTCTTTGCATCAAGATTTATCATATTCAAGCTCTTCTAAATGGACAAAAATTAGTCGAAACATACTTTGTATATGTGGTTCAGGAAAAAAATACAAGTATTGTCATGGTGCTTTATAAAAATTAAATTATTACAAATCAAGTGATATTTTAAAAATAAGATATAAATAAAATGTTTAAATATAGAAATTAGAATGATGATAAAAGAGTTCTATACCAACCAGGAAATATAAAAAACATTTATGGGAATTTCTAATTGGTAAAATTAAACAAACATAAAAATATAATATCTGCATTAAAAAGAGAATTATTAAAATAAGTTAGAATTAAAATTCTAACATTTAAATGTTTTCAATCGCAAAAGTATATGTATTGTCAAGCATCGTTAAAATTATATTTTTTTAATATATAAATTGAAAGAAAAAATTTATGTTAAAGAAAAATATTTTTATATTTGAGAGTATTCTAGAATCTAGATTCTAATGCATTTTCACCGGAAAATTTCAATATTTTGTTAACTTTTAAAAACAATATAAATTTTTTTAATAAAATTATATAAAAAAATATTGCCATTATATTTAAACTTAAAAAGTCCATATATTAATAAAACCTTGTTAAATAATTTTTTTTTATGCTGATTGTTTGTTTTTGATTATTTTTTTTTGATAAATATGAATAAAACAAATTAAAATAATCAACATATTTTCTTATTTGATGAATACTGTTTTTATTAAAAATAATATCATCTGATATGGCAATTCTTTCTTTTCTTGAAGCTTGTGCAGAAATAATTTTCTTAGCACTTTGTATACTGATTTTATCTCTTTTTATCACGCGTTTTATTTGGTTTTTGAGAGTGGTATCTACTAAAAGAATTCTATTCGGTATATGTTGTAATTTTTTTTCAATTAACAAAGGTACTACCCATAAACACCAATGTTCTTTAACCAGTTGTATTTGTTTTTTGCTTTCTCGATAAATTTTAGGATGTAGTAAATTTTCCAACCATAATCGATCATTTTGGTTGTTAAAAATATGTTCTCTTAAAGACAATCTATCAATTGTGTTGTTTGATTTTAATATTTTTTTTCCAATTTTTTTTTTATAGCATCTGATATTTTATCATTATATTTTATAATCTTTTTTGCAATTGCATCTGTGTCAATAATATTGACACCTATTTTTTTAAAACTATTAGAGACCGTAGTTTTGCCACTACCAATGCCTCCAGTAAGTGCTACAATATAAGTCATATTTTTTGTATTCAATGTTGTTTTTATATAATATCTGTAATTATATATTTTTATTAGGATTCTAATTTTATGCGTATTGAAGAAGATATTAAATTAGGTTTTAAAGATGTATTGATTCGACCAAAACGTTCTATTTTAAAAAGTCGTTCTCAAGTAGATTTAATTCGTACTTTTTCTTTTAAATATTCCCCTTTGACATGGTCAGGAATTCCTCTGATTGCTGCAAATATGGATACGATAGGAACTTTTCAAATGGCACAAGCTTTATCAGGTTTTAAAATACTTACAGCGATACATAAATATTATTCTTTTGAAGAATGGAAAAATTTCATTTTATCATCTTCTAAAGATATATTAAATTATGTAATTGTGTCAATTGGAACATCTAAAGATGATTTTGTAAAAATTAAAAAAATTTTTTTATTATCTTCGGAGTTAAAATATATTTGTATTGATGTTGCTAATGGTTATTCTGAATATTTCGTCTCTTTTTTAAAATTAGTCAGAGATTTTTTTCCTGATAAAATTATTTGTGCAGGTAATGTTGTGACTGGAGAAATGGTTGAAGAGTTAATAATTTCTGGAGCGGATATAGTGAAAGTAGGTATTGGACCGGGTTCTGTGTGTACAACGAGAGTTAAAACTGGTGTTGGTTATCCTCAACTTTCGGCAGTTATAGAATGTTCCGATGCAGCGCATGGATTAAATGGTCAAATTATTAGTGATGGAGGTTGTTCTGTTTCTGGAGATATTGCTAAAGCGTTTGGTGGTGGAGCAGATTTTGTTATGTTAGGTGGTATGCTGTCTGGACATAATGAATGTTCAGGAAGGATAGTAGAAGAAAAATCTAAAAAATATATGTTGTTTTATGGAATGAGTTCTATCTCTGCTATGAAGCGTTATTCAGGAGAAATTAAGGGATATAGGGCTTCTGAAGGTAAAACTGTTAAAATACCTTTTCGTGGTGATGTCCATGTTACTATACGTGATATTTTAGGCGGTATACGTTCTACTTGTACTTATGTTGGAGCTGAAAAACTAAAGGAATTAACAAAAAGAACTACTTTTATCAGAGTAAATGAACAAGAAAATTGTATTTTTGATATTTTTAAAGAGTGATTTGTATTATCTTTATAAAAAGATTTATTTATTAAAATCAATAAAATTAACTGTATTTATATATGATTAATTTTATTGATTTTTTTAAAAATATATAATTAATGTTTTCTTAATAATATATGTAAAATAATTATCATAAACTAATGAAGAAATTATTTTATAATAGTATTTATATTAAACCTTAATTTAATCGTTAAATACATAAAATGTATAAGGAATTTATAGCATGTTAAAACGTTTATATGATGACGTGGATCCAATTGAAACTAGCGATTGGATACAGGCTATTGAATCTGTGATTTGTAAAGAAGGTTATAAAAGAGCTTATTTTTTAATCGAACAAATTTTAAAAAAATCTAAAATAAATAGATCTGAATTTTTCAGATATTTTTTTACTAGTGATTACATTAATACTATCTCTAGTAAAGATGAATATGAATATCCTGGAGATCTTATTTTAGAACGACGTATTCGTTCTGTAATTCGTTGGAATGCCATGATGATAGTATTGCGTGCATCAAAAAAAAATTTAGAACTAGGTGGGCATTTATCATCTTTTCAATCTTCAGCAACAATATACGAAGTTTGTTTTAACCATTTTTTTCGAGCTAAAAATAAAAGAGATGGTGGTGATTTAATTTATTTTCAAGGTCATATTTCTCCTGGTATTTATGCTCGTTCCTTTTTGGAAGGACGTTTATCAGAAGAACAATTAAATAATTTTAGACAAGAAGTTGATGGAAAAGGTTTACCTTCGTATCCTCATCCTAAATTAATGCCTAATTTTTGGCAATTTCCAACTGTATCTATGGGTTTAGGTCCTATATGTGCAATTTATCAAGCTAAATTTTTAAAATATCTACAAGATAGAGAATTAAAAGACACTAAAAATCAAGTAGTTTACGCTTTTTTAGGAGATGGTGAAATGGATGAACCAGAATCTAAAGGTGCTATTTCTATAGCTTTTCGAGAAAAACTAGACAATTTAATATTTATAATAAATTGTAATTTACAAAGGTTAGATGGTCCAGTAGTAGGAAACGGAAAAATTATAAATGAATTAGAAAGTTTTTTTTATGGCGCAGGATGGAATGTAATAAAAGTAATATGGGGAAGTAAATGGGATGATTTATTAAAACGAGATACAACTGGAAAATTAATTCAATTAATGAATGAAACAATTGATGGAGATTATCAAACTTTTAAATCTAAAGATGGTGCGTATGTTAGAAAATATTTTTTTGGAAAATATAAGGAAACATCAGAATTAGTTAAACATATGTCAGATCAAGAAATATGGGAGTTAAATAGAGGAGGTCATGATCCTAAAAAAATATTTAATGCATTTAAAAAAGCACAAAAAACAAAAGATAAACCTACAGTAATTTTAGCACATACTGTCAAAGGATATGGTATGGGAACTATTGCAGAAGGTAAAAATATAGCACATCAAATAAAAAAAATTAATACTAATGGTATAGCATATATTCGAGATCGTTTTAATCTTCCTATATCAAATAATGATTTAGATCAATTACCATATATTACTTTTAAACCAAATTCTAAAGAATATAATTATATACATACTCAAAGAAAAAAATTAGGTGGTTATGTTCCTTTTCGTTTATCTAAATTTACTCATGAGTTAATTTTACCCGATTTAATAGATTTTAAATTATTGTTAATAGAACAAAATAAGAAAATTTCTACAACTATAGCTTTTATACGTGTTTTAAATATACTTTTAAAAAGTAATGATATAAAAAATTTAATAGTGCCTATTGTTGCCGATGAAGCACGTACATTTGGAATGGAAGGATTATTTCGAAAAATTGGTATTTATAGTTCTAACGGTCAAAAGTATATTCCTCAAGATCGAGAACAATTAGCATATTATAAAGAATCAAAAAAAGGTCAAATTTTCCAAGAAGGAATAAATGAATTAGGTGCTGCTGCATCTTGGTTAGCAGCTGCTACTTCTTATAGTACGAATGATTTTCCTATGATCCCTTTTTATATTTATTATTCAATTTTTGGTTTTCAAAGAATAGGAGATTTATTTTGGGCTGCTGGAGATCAGCAAGCAAGAGGTTTTTTAATAGGTGGAACTTCAGGAAGAACTACTTTAAATGGCGAAGGATTACAACATGAAGATGGTCATAGTCATATACAATCTTTAACAGTTCCTAATTGTATATCTTATGATCCTGCTTTTGCATATGAAGTTGCTGTGATTATACAAGATGGATTAAGACGTATGTATGGTCCTTTACAAGAAAATATATATTATTATATTACTACTGTTAATGAAAATTACCATATGCCTGCTATGCCTAAAAATGCAGAAAAAGGAATCTGTAAAGGTATTTATAAATTAAAAACTTTACATGGTACAAATATAAAAATACAGTTAATGGGTTCTGGTGCAATTCTACGTTCTGTTTGTAAAGCTGCAGAAATTTTACTCGAAGACTATCTAATAACAACGGATATATATAGTGTTACGTCTTTTACAGAGTTAGCTAGAAATGGTGCAGATTGTGAAAGATGGAATATGTTACACCCTCATGAAAAAAATAAAATAGCTTATATTAAAAAGGTGATGAATCAACATCCTGCTGTTGCAGCTACTGATTATATGAAGTTATTTGCAGAACAAATTCGTCATTACATTCCGGCTCAAGAATATCATGTATTAGGAACAGATGGTTTTGGTCGTTCCGATAGTCGTGATAAGTTACGTAATCATTTTGAGGTTAACGCATATTATATTGTAGTAGCAGCTTTGAATTTACTAGCTAAATTAAATAGTATTCAGACTAAAGTAGTAGAAGATGCAATTATTAAATTTAATATTAATATCGATAAAATTAATCCGCGTTTAGCTTAAGAGGTAAAAACAGTGGATATTGAAGTAAAAATGCCTGATATTGGTTTAGATGAAGTAGAAATCATAGAAATTCTGGTAAATGTTAATGATATGGTAGAAATAGAACAAGGATTAATTACTGTGGAAGGAGAAAAAGCTTCTATGGAGATACCGTCTCCTATATCAGGAATGGTAAAAAAGATTTTTATAAAAATTGGTGATAAAGTTAAAACTTCTTCTATTTTAATGAGTTTAAAAATAAATAATATAAATTCCTATCAAACTAAAAAAAATGAAAATTTATCTACAATAGAGGAAAAACCCTTAAAACAAGATACATTTGTTAACTCTCATAAATTAAATAAAAGTGTGGTTGTACACGCTACTCCTTTCATAAGACGTTTAGCAAGAAATTTGAATATTGAATTACAAAATGTCGTCCCTACTGGTCGTAAAAATCGTATTCTAAAAGAAGATGTTGAGTTATATGTAAATCAATTAAAACAAACGAATTTAAAAGAAAGCAATACGATTAATTCTGCTATTTTAAATATAATACAAAAATCAGAAATTGAATTAAGTAGCCTTCAAAAAATTGTTGGTGTAAGATTAGAAAAAAATTGGAAAAACATACCTCATGTTACACATTTTGACGAATTTGATATTACAATTTTAGAACAATTTCGTAAAAAATATAATGCTGAAAACAATGTTAAAAATAATGTTACGATATTAGTTTTTATACTTAAAGTAGTTGCTTATGCATTAAAAAAATATCCTATTTTTAATAGTTCTTTATCTGATAATAAGAAAAAAATCGTTTTGAATAAATACATTAATATAGGAGTTGCTGTAGATGTAAAAGATGGTTTATTTGTACCTGTATTAAAAGATGTTGATAAAAAGAATATTAAACAGTTATCTTTTGAATTAATAAATTTAGCAGAAAAAGCACGACACAATAAATTAAATTCATCCGATATGACACAAGGATCTTTTACGATATCTAACTTAGGCGGTATTGGAGGAACTTGGTTTTCTCCCATTATTAACTCACCTGAAATAGCTATTCTTGGTGTTTCAAAATCTAAGATAAAACCTTTATGGAATGGTAAAGAATTTATTCCTTCTTTAATGTTACCATTGTCTTTGTCTTATGATCATCGTGTAATTAATGGTGCTGATGCAGCACGTTTTGTTACATTTATTGGGAAATTACTTTCTGATATGCATTTTTTAATTATGTAATTTATTATTTATCAAAAAAATTGTGTTAATTTTTTTTAAAGAGGTTAAGATGCATCAAGAAATTTATACAAAAGTTGTTGTGATTGGCTCAGGACCTGCTGGATATTCTGCAGCTTTTCGTTGTTCAGATTTAGGCTTAGATACAATTTTAATAGAACGTTATAATAAATTAGGTGGTGTTTGTTTAAATGTAGGTTGTATTCCTTCTAAAGCATTGTTACATATAGCAAAGGTAATTAAAGAATCAAAAGAATTACATACAACAGGAGTGTCATTTAATCCGCCATTAATTAACATTGAGAAAATTAGAAGTTGGAAAGAAACCATTGTCAGCAAATTGACGACTGGTTTATCTAATATGCAAAAAAAAAGAAAAATACAAGTTGTTCAAGGAAGTGCTATTTTTAATACGGATAAAAGTCTTGTAGTGATAAATAAAGAGAAAAAAATTACTATTTTTTTTGAACATGCAATTATTGCTACTGGTTCTCATCCTATTAAAATTTCTTCTATACCTAACGATGATGTCAGAATCTGGAATTCGACTGATGCTTTAATGTTGAAAAATATACCGAATCGTTTTTTAATTATAGGGGCTGGAATTGTTGGACTTGAAATGGCGACTATATACAGTGCATTGGGTTCTAAAGTTGATGTAATTGATCGTTTTAAACATTTTTTACCTTCAGTAGATAAAGATGTCAGTGATTTATATATAAAATCT from Buchnera aphidicola (Diuraphis noxia) harbors:
- a CDS encoding 2-oxo acid dehydrogenase subunit E2, which codes for MDIEVKMPDIGLDEVEIIEILVNVNDMVEIEQGLITVEGEKASMEIPSPISGMVKKIFIKIGDKVKTSSILMSLKINNINSYQTKKNENLSTIEEKPLKQDTFVNSHKLNKSVVVHATPFIRRLARNLNIELQNVVPTGRKNRILKEDVELYVNQLKQTNLKESNTINSAILNIIQKSEIELSSLQKIVGVRLEKNWKNIPHVTHFDEFDITILEQFRKKYNAENNVKNNVTILVFILKVVAYALKKYPIFNSSLSDNKKKIVLNKYINIGVAVDVKDGLFVPVLKDVDKKNIKQLSFELINLAEKARHNKLNSSDMTQGSFTISNLGGIGGTWFSPIINSPEIAILGVSKSKIKPLWNGKEFIPSLMLPLSLSYDHRVINGADAARFVTFIGKLLSDMHFLIM
- a CDS encoding GMP reductase; this encodes MRIEEDIKLGFKDVLIRPKRSILKSRSQVDLIRTFSFKYSPLTWSGIPLIAANMDTIGTFQMAQALSGFKILTAIHKYYSFEEWKNFILSSSKDILNYVIVSIGTSKDDFVKIKKIFLLSSELKYICIDVANGYSEYFVSFLKLVRDFFPDKIICAGNVVTGEMVEELIISGADIVKVGIGPGSVCTTRVKTGVGYPQLSAVIECSDAAHGLNGQIISDGGCSVSGDIAKAFGGGADFVMLGGMLSGHNECSGRIVEEKSKKYMLFYGMSSISAMKRYSGEIKGYRASEGKTVKIPFRGDVHVTIRDILGGIRSTCTYVGAEKLKELTKRTTFIRVNEQENCIFDIFKE
- the aceE gene encoding pyruvate dehydrogenase (acetyl-transferring), homodimeric type; the encoded protein is MLKRLYDDVDPIETSDWIQAIESVICKEGYKRAYFLIEQILKKSKINRSEFFRYFFTSDYINTISSKDEYEYPGDLILERRIRSVIRWNAMMIVLRASKKNLELGGHLSSFQSSATIYEVCFNHFFRAKNKRDGGDLIYFQGHISPGIYARSFLEGRLSEEQLNNFRQEVDGKGLPSYPHPKLMPNFWQFPTVSMGLGPICAIYQAKFLKYLQDRELKDTKNQVVYAFLGDGEMDEPESKGAISIAFREKLDNLIFIINCNLQRLDGPVVGNGKIINELESFFYGAGWNVIKVIWGSKWDDLLKRDTTGKLIQLMNETIDGDYQTFKSKDGAYVRKYFFGKYKETSELVKHMSDQEIWELNRGGHDPKKIFNAFKKAQKTKDKPTVILAHTVKGYGMGTIAEGKNIAHQIKKINTNGIAYIRDRFNLPISNNDLDQLPYITFKPNSKEYNYIHTQRKKLGGYVPFRLSKFTHELILPDLIDFKLLLIEQNKKISTTIAFIRVLNILLKSNDIKNLIVPIVADEARTFGMEGLFRKIGIYSSNGQKYIPQDREQLAYYKESKKGQIFQEGINELGAAASWLAAATSYSTNDFPMIPFYIYYSIFGFQRIGDLFWAAGDQQARGFLIGGTSGRTTLNGEGLQHEDGHSHIQSLTVPNCISYDPAFAYEVAVIIQDGLRRMYGPLQENIYYYITTVNENYHMPAMPKNAEKGICKGIYKLKTLHGTNIKIQLMGSGAILRSVCKAAEILLEDYLITTDIYSVTSFTELARNGADCERWNMLHPHEKNKIAYIKKVMNQHPAVAATDYMKLFAEQIRHYIPAQEYHVLGTDGFGRSDSRDKLRNHFEVNAYYIVVAALNLLAKLNSIQTKVVEDAIIKFNINIDKINPRLA